One window of Micromonas commoda chromosome 1, complete sequence genomic DNA carries:
- a CDS encoding predicted protein — protein sequence MEVPTVIGLGLGFDGTSNWINKYLVDRYLFGLDEFRPEAYGIMRKFLVLWTFLTIFTFLLYFSLCPLVYYLLYTRRDAHGKNFASWDRKEGKDQVINEIKLSVFSIIVMAGMTAPFELLVEAGLTKIYWDLPTTALGWFYLTVGSPLMFLLFSDTCVYWIHRALHHRLLYAPIHKLHHKYKETTPFSSYAFHPLDGWLQGCPYHIFVFIFPMHHISYFCALAIVGLWTINIHDRTTYRIPFINGAAHHTIHHTGFTYNYGQYFVFWDIFGATFKDPYSCAPYSQESRAGKNGSRETKSC from the exons ATGGAAGTCCCCACCGTAattggcctcggcctcggcttCGACGGCACATCAAACTGGATCAACAAGTACCTAGTTGACAGATATCTATTTGGGTTGGACGAATTCAGGCCTGAAGCTTATGGTATCATGCGCAAGTTTTTGGTTTTGTGGACATTCTTGACGATCTTTACGTTCCTCCTATATTTCTCGCTCTGTCCGCTCGTCTACTATTTGTTGTAcacgaggcgcgacgcgcatggGAAAAATTTTGCCTCCTGGGACCGAAAGGAAGGAAAAGATCAAGTCATAAACGAAATTAAGCTCAGCGTTTTCTCAATAATCGTAATGGCGGGCATGACGGCACCtttcgagctcctcgtcgaggccggATTAACCAAAATTTATTGG GATCTGCCAACTACAGCGTTAGGCTGGTTTTATCTGACTGTCGGTTCCCCGCTAATGTTCTTACTTTTTTCCGACACCTGTGTTTACTGGATTCACCGGGCTTTGCACCATCGTTTGCTGTATGCACCCATCCACAAACTTCATCATAAATACAAAGAAACAACCCCTTTTTCCTCATACGCATTTCATCCTCTGGATGGTTGGCTGCAAGGGTGCCCGTATCACATCTTCGTTTTCATTTTCCCGATGCACCACATTAGTTACTTTTGTGCACTTGCTATCGTGGGACTGTGGACCATCAACATTCATGACCGAACTACATACAGGATTCCATTTATCAATGGTGCTGCACACCACACCATCCACCACACTGGATTTACTTACAATTATGGGCAGTATTTCGTTTTCTGGGATATATTCGGGGCCACCTTCAAAGATCCATATAGTTGCGCGCCATACAGTCAGGAATCGCGCGCCGGCAAGAACGGGTCGAGAGAGACCAAGAGTTGTTGA